From the genome of Ziziphus jujuba cultivar Dongzao chromosome 4, ASM3175591v1:
TATTTTCTTTCATATGAGCAAAAAGTAAGGGTTAGGAATGCAGAATTCTTGGTATTTTGGTAAGAATTACACTTGCAGAAGCTGGGAATGATCCATGTCCTTATAGAAACTCTGAAACTACCATACATTTTCACTAAGAGAATAACGTGTAGGAGTCGGTTTAGACTTAGGAACAAGGGAGGTCTCTACCCTGAAAAGTTGAAAACTTTTATATTCAATCCcctaaaataatacaaaaaaaagaagaaatgaaaaatatgttGAAGGAATTTCTCAGAAGATCAGTGGTGGGGTATGTATGCGTAGTGTTAGGAGTTGGGACGTCAATGTCAGTCAACAAAGTTGAAGTAATATGGTGGGATACGAAAGCAGATAAAAGTCTACTTTTCTCCATAATTTTgagttattttctattttcgtCAGCAAATTTTTTTCCACCATGATTGATGGAGTTTAAACAATGCCTCAAATACAATCCAAAAAGGAGATTTTTATGTGGGGGCAGTTagtatttctttgtttcttctgTTTTGTCAGTTTAATACTGTTTTGCAACCACCTTATTTTTACTGTATCTGATAAAACTGCTTGCTAATCATCTAACAAAAAGAATCGATAAGTTCCTTTCATGTTTCATTATATCTATAAAAAGTAGAAACCACCGTGTTGCATTTAGAAAAATTTCTCTATGCTCCTCtcttttttgatgtattttttatattactttttttaatgCTCTGTATTGGGTCTTCTATTGTACCAAACTTATTTTCTTTTGGTCTTCTTGGAAACTTTTAATCATCAACCATTAAGATTTGAGAAAGTTCCCTTGAACTTCACAAGAAACCACTGCCTGACCCTGACGTGTAAAAAAATTTCTCAATGGTCACCTgctcctttctttttcttcctctgtcGAATACTACTATTTTGGCTCTTGTATTGCACCCAACCTATTGTTTATTGGTCTTTTAAAACTAGGGAGCATCAAACATTAAAAGCGCTAGATTCCACTCCCTGACTCTGTACAATAATTTCTGAAATCGTCCTCCCCCTGCTTTTGTTGTCCTCTGTCTGTGTTTGTGTGGTAGTGTTTCTATTCttctgaaaaaaaatatatatattttctgttgAAGAATTTCTAACTGGTCCCTTTGTTTTTGTTGTCATACTGTTTTTGTTATCATACTAAAACAAAAATCCCTCATACAAAATCAAaactttatgtaattttttttttttaaacaaataagcGTCACTTGACAATCAACTGCAAgatttatatattgaaattacaAATGTAAGACAACTCTAGGTTATAAATATGACAAACAAACAAAGGTTTTGTGTATTTGAAGATACAATACGGTCGGGAAAAAAATATGAAGTTAGTACTCTGTTTCCAATACACCGTCAATAAGACCAAACTCCATAGCCTGCAATGAAAAGGCAGCAAGAAAATGTGATTGTTAATAGTTTTCAAATGcaataatattgattatttaCTGAAGAGTTCCCTGACCAGTGATAGCAGTGTTTTCCTATCAACTTAGTTAAATATACCACTTTAGTTGGCTAATAGGATTAGGTTTTGATAGAAGTTGAggataattcaaatattaaaattagatcTAAAAAGGGTAAGGAAAAACATCTTAGCAATGTTACCTCAGAAACGGATAAGAAGCGATCCCTCTCAGTGAACTGTTGCACTCTCTCTAAAGGTTGTCCAGTAAAAGCAGCATACATTTGGTCAATTTTCTGCATTAAATTCGCAGGGGAAACCCAGGAGATTAAAGGATGAATACTTAGCAGGTAACTAATGCACACACAAGAATTTGACAAAACAGAACACCAACCAAGGACTGCCACCACTTATAAACTATACTGTAGCAGAGTCTGGAAACCAATCTAAAACCTCGAGTACTCTAGAAATTTGGAATGCTGGAGAGATAGAGGAAAAGGAAACACCTATGGTGCGCGTGCTTTCTCGGAATATTTTATCACATATTTGAAAGACGATCATGTAATGCATCATTGAATATACCAATTCAGACAGATATCCCAGAAATATCAGCTCCAATTATGATAGTTTGCCTGAATTGTTTCACAATAGTAATGAATCTAGTTTGTCTATTACCATATGGATGCTTAATTTCTATTCCTGTAGAATTTTATTTGCAGCAACTGAGCCAAGAACAAGGCCATGCCTAGTTATCAGTTTCCCTTAATTTTGACTCGATTAGCAATACAATCAcacaattcattctattttggaTAGATTaagtctctttttcttttccttcatttttttattagagaatGACCCAAGTACGTTCGGCTGATATTATAATTCATAGATCACATAAAGCATGCAACTAGGTGAGGGAAAATAAGACTGACATGGCGAGATTGAATTGCTTCATTCACTTGGCGCCTCACATCTTCCACATGACCCTACAGGCAAAAATGCGCAGTAAATTTATGaacttagaaaaataaatcatataatatCTCAGAAAAGGTTCGGGTttgttaatacatatatatatatatatatatatagagagagagagagagagagtaactGCACACAGCTATAAGATTATTTGGTCATTTAATGCTAAAAAGGTCACCCTTGCATGGCAAGATTCAAACCATGATGGATCACAGACCTAAAACATAGGAACAAAAAAGCAGTCCATTCAATCAAATTAACCAAGGAACACATAGGAGATTGAAATCCTCCTGTAAGAGCAGTGCATCAAAGTTCAATTTAAGAtctattaggaaaaaaaaaaaaaaaagaggctatAGAACAAAATATTAGGtgaatttatattaattactaaaaaaaGGTATCTAGGTGATTTTTTTAGCAGGAATAATTCCCATTATTTCTTCTATAGCTCTTTAGAGTTtagaaaaatgggaaaaagaCTAATCATCTCTtgcatataaatttaaatagctattctaaaaagtcaactcgTACCCCACATCCACTCTGTGGTTGGTGTATCATAATACGTGCATTTGGCATTGCATAGCGCATTCCCTTTTCTCCACCAGCAAGAAGAAGTGCTCCTTGGCTTGCAGCTACTCCAAAACATATTGTGCCAACCTTAGGCTTTATCTATTTATATTACGAAAGAAATCATTATAATGATAACATaacaataagaaataataacaaGAGTATCTTTTTTCCCTCATAAGATTAAAGTCTGAGGTACCAATACAATTCCATATGAAGGTGGTTAGAAACATTCTCAACACATAGCAACAATCTGACAATCGACTCTACATATAACTTCAAACACAccatattttacttttatgcaATAAACTACAAACACAGACTCCATTAAATCCTAAATCAGAATCAGAATAAACTAACGGAGAAGCAATCTAATCACAGAAACACGTCCTACCATGTTAAAATCCACTATGGTTCTTTTCAACTCACTGATGGTCAAAAGTAACAAGAGTATGAGGACAAATATGAAACTAATGTACTAAAGCaaacaattaatattaaaaaaataaattaattaattaataagcaaGGAAATATGATAAGGAGTTTGAAagctaaatatattttatgatctTACCCAAGACATGCAATCATAAATTGCCAACACAGAGTACGTACTACCACCGGGGCAATTCAAATACACCTGAGGTGCAGGACACAGTCAAATTCAGTAAAAGAAACTGGGTTGGAAATAATTAAGTTTCTACACCCTAGTACATCCACAAAAAGAATGATGGAAGCAAAAGAAATGTAAAAAGTCAAACACACCAGAATATCTGCATTCTCATCAATAGTTGCTAGAGTCACAAGCTGGGTTATGACTCGTTGAGCCACCTGTGAGTTGACTGGCTGGCCAATGAAGATTATACGGTTCCTGAATAATACAGTTGAGAGGTCCAAAGGTCCACCCGGTGTCAACACTGCTGGCATTACAGGTGGATTTCCTTTTTTGGCTTCTATGGCACCATAGCTGTATCACATATCAAAATGTTAATAACTTCAAAAATCCACTAAATACTGAACCGGAAAAACAGATATCACGGAGCAGATTTAGTCTTTAAAACAAGCAACAAAATAGAGGAAACTGTAACAAGATAAAACCTTCTTTGTTATAGATAATTCAACTCAAGACAAAGACAATTTCAAACATTATCACTAAAGAAAGCAATACAGCCATACAATTAGAAACGTCTAAGAGTGAAAAAGCAATGAATATACTAGACGAAGCACATTAAACAAAAGCGCACAAGAAGTAAACCTTGTACTGGCATGATGAAGATCCTTCTCATCAAGGTTTAGAGGTGACCCACAAGTCTTACTGGATAATCCTGGAATATTTACAAGACATTACTCACATTGGAAAGTCATCATATATCCGATGAACTTCTTATAAGTTCTAAAAGACAAATCTTCTAAACTATTGGCCTTATACTCACATGTTGGATAGCCCAAGAAAACAGCCAAATTTAGCTAAATTTACAAGATATTAAACTCAAAAGAACTGCACCCAGAATAATCATGCTGAAAAAGAACAACTGGGTAtgcaataatttatacaatatcAAGTAATAGTttcacaaaattgaaaatttctagGAAAAAAAAGACTGAAACTTTTATGGTATCTCAGAATGGggaatgttaaaggaaaaagaaaaataccagCTATTGAAGAACCAACATAGGGAGTAGGCAAAGCAGGGACTATGAACTTCGTTGGGTTTCTGCAGGAAAGCAATACCAATTGTCAAAATCAACACCATAcgaatatatataagtttttgtgCGCTTTCTGAATCATTACGTGCTAATTAAACCTTGGAGGACATAGAGGAAGAAAAGAGGTTCTTTTGCCAGAAGCAATTGAGAAGCTTAACGACGCCGTATTAGCTAACGCTGCCATTTCGTTACTGTCAGTGTGAGAGAGAGCGCGaagggagaagaaaaagagactGCGTGAGACTGCGGAGTCGAAATTAAAGGCTCAACCTTTCTCGATGAGCAACACCAAGGTCGAGTGGCGCCGAGCTCACTCGTCCATGTTTACCGGGTCGACTCGGTCAACCGAAGAAGAGGTTTCTAACTCTTTCTTTTGAACGTTTTGGGCTCGGAATTCTATCAATATGGGCCCTCAATACGCCCATTGGGCTTTATTATAAAGATCCTAATATGGAAATCCACGTCAGACTATGACGTGGACACTATAGCCTCAAATTACCAAAAAGGCCCTTTACTTCTCATAAAGACTAATGGAGCCGTTAAATAGCTCATGTTCTCTCTatcagtctctctctctctctctctgtctcacTCTTCTTTGGAACTTTGAAGTCGTCTCCTTCAGTCATCGCTTCCTTACAAACCTCCACATGACCTTGAGCTTCACTTACTGAGTCATCCATGGCCGATCTGTTTGGACTCGTGTATCCgtgaaaaagatttaaaaacttttatacGTCTGGAAACTAGCCAATGGAGACCCGTTTTAGATCtggtttttgtattttagtCGTTCTCGTTTGTTTGGGACTATGTGGGATTGGTTCGGTTTGTGCCCAGAACCGAAAACCGAAGAACGTGCAGGTCGCAGTTCAAGCCAAGTGGTCGGGCACTCCATTGCTTTTGGAAGCTGGGTACGTCGTCCTTTTTTGGTTCtaaattttaaccttttttttttttttttttttttgttggtgaaaGCCAATTTCTGAAAGTTTAAGCGAGTTTTTGttttcgttattattattattttacttattgttggtatttaatgaaagaaagaaaaatagagagaaCAAATTGTGTATTTTTTAGCTGCTTAAAAAACTTTACTTTTGCATCATAAAGATTGAAGATATagattagccaaaaaaaaaaaaataaataagattgaAGATATAGATGATATTCTTCGCATAATTTAGTTTTGGAGCAAGAATgccatttaaattaattttcataatctGTTTGTAGATCCTATCTTTCAGTTTTCTCTACGCTTCTGATAGATTCCATATTGTGTGATTGTCAGTGAATTATTatctaaagaaaagaaagagcatTTTTGGAACTTCATTGAGGCCTGGCTTCCTAATGAGAATGAAAGTGCTGATTCGTTTAGTGCTAAAGATTGTCTGAAGAAAATTCTAAGACATGGACGCTCTCTTTTAGATGAGCCATTGGCATCAGTATTTGAATTCTCTCTTATTCTGAGATCAGCATCTCCAAGATTGGTACTTTTTCAGCAATTAGCTGAGGAGTCCCTTTCTTCTTTTCCTCTGGCTGATGAAAGCAACCCAAATAGTGTAAGTGGAGGAATCACAGAAACAAATGAGTATGTGCAAGCTAAAAAGTCAGACGCTTTAAATGTTGGTCTAAACCCGAAAAGCCCTGGTGGGAAATGTTGTTGGGTGGATACTGGTGGTGCACTGTTCTTTGACATTGCAGAATTGCAATTGTGGCTTCACACGCCGTAAGAactatcctctctctctctctctctctctctctctctctctctctctctctctcttaaggTATAGGTGTTTGTCATGTCTTGATCACTTccttatgtgtgtatatatattgattttcagCAGTGGAGATTCATTTCAGCCTGAACTTTTTGAGTTCGACCACATCCATTATGATTCAAGTCTTGGAAGTCCAGTTGCTATTCTTTATGGAGCGATTGGAACTGATTGCTTCAAGGAGTTCCACTCTACCCTCGTGGAAGCTGCTAAAGAGGTTCATAACCTCCTACGTcgatatagttttttttctatcttctggtcatttgtttaatttattatctatAGATTTATTGCTTCCTGAATATAAGTTTCTCATATTCTAAATGAATATGCATTTtacaataaatagaaaaaaaaaaaaaaaaaaaagagagaagaagaagaagaagaagaagaaggttttAGCGGTTAATCCCATTAAATAAGAAATGAAACAGCATGCATAATTCTGGTTgcttttttatgtttgtttttttccccctcaatcCTATCACAACATTGCTGAATGCTGAGTTTTCTACCATGGTTGCACTTATAGAGGTTAAGTCTGATCGTGTAAGCTGCCTTCCATTTTGGATGTCGGAGCTGCACTTCATTAGCTTTTAAActgtcaaatttaaaaaatgttgacTGGACAGGAGCAACACAGTAAATACTTGCTGCAGTCACTTAAGCCTATCAAATACTGTGTGTTTATCCTATAGCTGTTGTATTTACTGACTTTAAACGGGTGTAGGCATGTGTTGTTATGTGTGCATATATGGGTGGTTCATTTTGTGTAAAGGTTGCTGATATTTGGTCCTAATATTTTACAGGGAAAAATTAAGTACGCTGTTAGACCTGTATTACCTACTGGGTGTGAAGCAAAAACTAGCCAATGTGGTGCTGTGGGTACAAGAAATGCTTTAAACTTGGGTGGTTATGGTGTAGAACTTGCTTTGAAGAATATGGAATATAAGGCTATGGATGACAGTGCAATAaagaaaggtaagaaaaattGATTCTGCTCTGTCCTTGTTGAAGTGGTGCATGATCTTTAAAAGCTGAAGTTCATATAAACTAAGGCAAGCTGGTACCAGGGAATGCTATcctatttttttgttgttgttttgaacttgctttatattttaaagggtaatatgattttttatatgTCTGAGCTTTTATTTTGCTATTGTATTTTCTTAAAAGActcattttccttttctgttcAAATGTATCATCAAAGTTATTTGGATTACCTTTTCCTTTTACTCTTATAACATTTGTTCTCTCACGTGAACTTGTATTTTCTTTAAAGActcattttccttttctgttcAAATGTATCATCAAAGTTATTTAGATTACCTTTTCCTTTTACTCTTATAACATTCGTTCTCCCACGTGAACTTTCTATGCTGCTTGCCTAGTGGCTTATAGCATTTTAGGTACTATTCTTCCTGGGTTCATTGTGTTTGCGTGCATATCCTAACTGGTAAATTGTACGGTCCCAAGTATAAGGGGATTTATAACGTATTCCATCTGGTGTCTTTGTACTCTTATTTAGTGTTACCTGAGTTTTGGAAAGCGTTGTTATTCTTTTAGTCTACTCTAACCATTTTGCTTTGGTAAGTTAATGCTTCCACTTTTAGGTCACCCTTTATTGCTTGTATCGGATTTGTCAGATTTATCTTACAGATTTAATGACATTGTGAATTCCATGAGCATTCTAATTTCAAAGAGAATTTTAGAACTTAATACATAACCTGCAGAAAATTGGCTAATTTAAATAGATTAGTATCATGCATCTAGATTCCTTTGGAAAACCAATTATCTAATATTCTTATATGGTAAATTGTATGGGAAAAAATGTTCTGAGTTCTTGACGTTAAAAGGATTATTCTGATTAATGTATTATCATGAACTAGTAATTTGTATAGTATTTTCTTGAGAAGTGTGAGGTTTGAGTTGCAGGTGTGAGTTTAGAAGATCCTCGGACTGAAGATCTCAGCCAGGAAGTTAGAGGGTTCATACTTGCTAAAATTCTGGTTTGTTCTTCTTTATAATTACCTTTCCaatgattatattatattatgctaCAAGATTATTCGCATTGAACATTATTAGTCCATAGTATGACTTTGATGAGTGGACGTCATTTTACTACTGTATAGATTTAAAAGTGATATTTACAGATGCATCATTTTTGTATTAAGATTATCTGTTTCATTACACTATCAGAAAGAATTCGTTTTTATTATGATGGTATCATGGCTGAAGATAGACTTTTTTCTCTGTCCATACAGGAACGCAAGCCTGACTTGACATCAGAAATAATGGCTTTCAGAGATTATCTATTATCATCAACAGTATCTGATACGCTTGATGTTTGGGAACTAAAAGGTTTTCATGCACTAAGGtttctattattataattattatgaaACTTTAGTTTGTCTAATAATATTCTTTTGAACAGATCTGGGACATCAAACTGCACAAAGGATAGTTCATGCCTCCGATCCTCTGCAGTCAATGCAGGAAATTAGTcagaattttccaaatattgTTTCTTCCTTATCCCGCATGAAGGTACAAAAGCCTTTAGTAGTTATTCaagtttgacaaaaataaatgtGCTTAAAGAtactttttattgtatttttttgcaGCTAGATGATTCAGTTAAAGATGAAATAATTGCGAACCAACGAATGATCCCACCTGGCAAGTCCTTAATGGCTCTGAATGGTGCTTTAATCAATATAGAAGATGTGGATCTTTATCTGTAATGCTTTTGCTCCCACTAAATTTCCGCCCTTTATTGCTAAAGGCCAtgacaattttcaaaatttttattgttatccTCCTATTCTGACGGTGtatttctttcctctttttATAGGTTGGTTGACATGATCCACCAGGATTTATTGTTGGctgatcaatttttaaaacttaaggTTAGTgggtatatttttaaattaacagTACAAATGAATGAGAAATTGTGATTGAAATGTTTATTTCTTCTGGTTCAATAAGTCTGACATCACTGTGCATTCTCtgtcctctttctttttttcctcttaaaaaaaaaaaaaattgtaatcttTTCTTGCGATTTTTTCACTTAATCTTAGGTTGAGCTTCCATTTCAACTTAAAGATGTAACCTTTTTTGTGTACTAGATGAAAAGATGGAACAAATTCACTTACTGTAGTACTATGTTCTTTGAACAAGTTGATTACTTTGAAGTCATAGATATCATTTTGTGCAATCTTAAACAAATGTCTTCCAGTTGTTCCCTGTGCAGCCTGAACATGTTGAAACCTCCAATTATTACAGGTTCCACCGAGTACGGTACGGAAACTCCTGTCAACTCTGCCTCCTTCAGACTCTAATATGTTCCGTATTGATTTTCGTTCAACTCATGTTCATTATATCAATAATCTGGAAGAAGATGCTAAGTATCGGCGATGGAGGAATAATTTAAATGAGGTAGATATATCCCCTTACCTGCCTTCTatagttctttttcttttcccagcTAGTTTTTAGCGTTAAGACTTGTAGGATTTCATGTGGGATAATTTCGTGGatataatttctaaattttgtgTAGATTTTGATGCCAGTGTTCCCTGGACAGCTACGTTATATACGGAAGAACCTTTTCCATACAGTTTCTGTTATTGATCCAGCTACTGTTTGTGGTCTTGAGGCAAGTTTATGTTTTTCTGTCAAATCGTACGTTCCTGATTATTATCTGGCTGCTGATATTatggcattttttattttttaaacttttgaacCTTGCAGGGAATTGACATGGTCATGTCTTTGTATGAGAATAATATACCTATGAGATTTGGGATTATAATGTACTCTTcgaaattgattaagaaaattgaAACTGGTGGTGGTGGAATTTATTCATCATCCATGGAGAATGACAATCAGATCGAAGATGATTTATCCAGTTTGGTAATTGCCTCTTCTTAGCTTTAGCATTTGCACTTCCGGAGCTTGCTACCGTCAGATTTCTTCTGCCTCTGCTTTTTGTTCCCTGATAATGCTTTGTATCTTACTTCAGCAGCCCCTGAAATTTAGGGGTGATAAAAATTTGACACTTTATTTTGCAGATTATACGCCTGTTCATTTATATCAAGGAGAACCATGGAATTCAAACAGCTTTCCAGTTTCTTAGTAATGTAAGATTTGTTGCTGTCATGCAGTGCTCATCCCTTTTCTCTATGGAGACATAATATGGTAGATGttgcaatataaataaaaacaagcaTTTGAGTTATTAGAGTGATTGTTCCTATATCTACTATGCTATAGCTTTTCTGCTACCTGTTGATCATTCTATTTGGGACAATAATCACTGAGTTAAAGAGTGAACAatcaggaaaagaaaaagtaaagtaaaaaaagtttggaacaaaacaatattaaatgcCATGATGGTTAGGCAGCCATAAGTTATAAATCTTTACATTACAATGTGAATACTCTGACCGTTTCTCTACAAATGGCAGATAAACAAATTGCGGATTGAATCTGATGGTTCCACAGATGATGCTCTTGAAATACATCATGTGGAAGGAGCATTTGTGGAAACTGTATTGTAGGTTCTTTCTATAAATATTGTGGTTGGCGCAAAATTGTATGCAAATGATGAGCTTGCATGGTCCCTTCTTTTAAGTATAAGagcatttatatattctttactTAATAAAGGTGACgtcaaaaaatattgttattctcTTTCTGTAGGCCAAAGGCAAAATCTCATCCTCAAGATTTATTGTTGAAGCTGGAAAAGGAGCAAACTTTCAAGGAACTGTCTTTAGAGACCTCCATGTTTGTCTTTAAGCTTGGATTGGCTAAGCAGCAATGTTGCTTGTTGATGAATGGACTTGTTATTGATTCTAATGAGGTTGATTATACtgtatcattattataattttttgggatcaaactcataaaaaaagaaattcattacCTGGAGTTGGTCAGAATAGAGTGAGGTCATACGAGAGAATAACAATCCTAACCTTTTGCATTTATGCATGATCTATTATTAAGAATCAAATCCATATGCACTTTTTGACAGAtcatggtttttccacttaAGAAATAGCCCATCTTTATGTATTGGTGATTGTTGAACGGCTAAGGTATTACGGTTGATTGTATTGGTCGCTACCATGTCTAAATCTGTCCAGATTCTCTTACAATTGGAGGGAGTGGTTTAGCTCAGTATTCTTTGCATCtttcatattaaatatataattcatttagATTCAGAATGTTAATAGGAAATGTGCATAGAGGCATCGATTTCCAGTAATGCATATTGCatattaatctctctctctctctctctctctctctctgtgtgttttcaacttgaatttcatttttaaattagctTCAGTTTGATTTGCATCAGTTAAATTTTGGAGGCATCCTTGTTGTAATTCATTTGAACTTGCGTTGATCAGGAGGCTCT
Proteins encoded in this window:
- the LOC107415190 gene encoding ATP-dependent Clp protease proteolytic subunit 6, chloroplastic isoform X1, with the translated sequence MAALANTASLSFSIASGKRTSFLPLCPPRNPTKFIVPALPTPYVGSSIAGLSSKTCGSPLNLDEKDLHHASTSYGAIEAKKGNPPVMPAVLTPGGPLDLSTVLFRNRIIFIGQPVNSQVAQRVITQLVTLATIDENADILVYLNCPGGSTYSVLAIYDCMSWIKPKVGTICFGVAASQGALLLAGGEKGMRYAMPNARIMIHQPQSGCGGHVEDVRRQVNEAIQSRHKIDQMYAAFTGQPLERVQQFTERDRFLSVSEAMEFGLIDGVLETEY
- the LOC107415190 gene encoding ATP-dependent Clp protease proteolytic subunit 6, chloroplastic isoform X2 — protein: MAALANTASLSFSIASGKRTSFLPLCPPRNPTKFIVPALPTPYVGSSIAGLSSKTCGSPLNLDEKDLHHASTSYGAIEAKKGNPPVMPAVLTPGGPLDLSTVLFRNRIIFIGQPVNSQVAQRVITQLVTLATIDENADILVYLNCPGGSTYSVLAIYDCMSWIKPKVGTICFGVAASQGALLLAGGEKGMRYAMPNARIMIHQPQSGCGVCDPSWFESCHARVTFLALNDQIIL